The DNA segment TTACTTTACCCCTGGGCACATCGGAGCCCTCTAGGGAAGAATACTGTCTTCCTGTTCCTAAGATCCTATTGTTATCTTGGTATAATCGTTTGAGATTTCTGAATATGAAAATAGGACAAGTTCACTTGATATTAAAAGCAATTTCACTTCTGATAACATTTTTGATAGAGCTCTGTCATGCAGCAATTTTAATATTCACAACTGTGTCTCTGCTCACAATGGACACTGATTCTAAATGAATGACACCTTTGTGGAATTACTTCCCACAGCTCAAAGCAATAATTTCAGATGATGCTAAAGTGACCTGATGATCAGCAGGAAGAAAGTGAGAGGAAAGGGTATAAATAAAAGGGGTCCCATGTAGCTGACATTTCTGGATCGAGTAAACGGCATCAATGGACCCAGAACTTCTGAAATCTTGAATAATGTGTTTACAAGCTTTCTGCATACCACCTGCCCACTGGCTGCAGCCTCAGAGTAACAGGAGCAAACACCTGGGGTTAGTGTCGAAACATTTGTCCAAATGAGCTGTAATCCTCCAAATATGTTTTGCCTTGAACTGAATTTACTTTAATGTTTCCCTGTGTCTCTAAAGCTTCTCACACAAAGTACTATCAGTCTtgtcacaggaaaaggtaaacatttCCGAACTGAAGCAAACTTATCTGATTGGGGAAGGCACTTGTTAGTAATTCAGCAGAATAGGCTCAATTTCTGGGTACAGAAACATCCccaagcaacatgttgatttcctgtcTTCCATTGGCTTGACAAACCAATAGACATACCCCAATCTTAaaccattggttaagccaatgttaCTGTGGTGGCCTGATTGCGATTCAACCAAACAAAAAGAGACGAGTTTTTAGCTCCAAATCAACCTACAAAATGCTTCACTTAAAGTTGTTTCTGCATATGAATCTGGAATTCATCACCTTTTGTACCAAcaaattgttttcacattttttgtGTCCACTTCCTACAAAATCGGTATTTATTTGGTCTTGAAATGCAACAGAGTAATATCACTATAAACAAgagaatatacactcactggccattttattaggtacacctgtacatctacatattcatgttattatctatacaatattatttatacaatcatcagatatgggtcagtagcttcatttaatgttcatatcaaccatcagaatggggaattgtgtatcatttattttgactgtggcatgattgttggtgccaggcgggctggttggagtatttctgtaattgctgaactcctgggattttcacgcacaacagtctagaGTGTAAAAAGAATGGCCCACCCCctccgatggttgatgtgaacattaactgaagctcctgatccttatcggcatgattttataaattacactgctgccacacgattggctgattagattcacatgaataagtagatgtacaggtgtacctaataaagtggcctgtGAGTGTATATCACAAACAGAGGGGAAATGGATTGCAGGTGTTTTGATGTCTTTATTTGTTCCCTTTAGAATGGGTTCACTCAGATTATTGTACTCAGATCTTCCTTTCTTAATGTAATTTCTATGTATTTCAATTATCTGTAAAAAGGTAATTTTAAGCCAAGCTTTGCATCCTTGTCTTGGAATCCGTTTCATCAACAGGTGATTTACCCTATGAATTCAGTGATTCCTTTTTCTTGATGACAACTGCCCTAAATTCTCAAAAGCTTCATTTTTAAAACCACAAATCTTGTGTAAAATAGATGACAACTCCATGAGCTGTTGTCGTAGCGCACCAGTGAGATTCTGTGCTACACTTCGGACTCACTCCTAACAGGAAGGTGCAAGTCCAGAGTGTGATGGCAAAAGCGATAAACCACAGACCAACTGGCCTTCTGCTTGATGAAGAGCCGCAGCTTGTCCCTGAAAGTCTCTCCTAGGAAGCTATAAATGATTGGGTTCAGGCAGCTGTTAGAGAATGCAGCCAGGTTGATGATGTGTCCGGTCAACGGGTAATCATGCCACAGTGTTGTGTCAGTGCGCTTCGATGGGTCGGCCGTGCCTTGGAGCAACTGGATGCTAATGAAGACATTCTCAGGCAGCCAGCAGATGAAGAACACCAGCACCACCACTACTATCATGCGCAGGGCCTTCTGCCGGCGGGGCCAAAGGCACCTGTGTTTCTGTGAGCGCATGAGAATGCGAACAATCAGGGAGTAGCACAGGCCAATGATGGAGAAGGGCACCAGAAATCCGATCGTGACCTCGAGCCACTGGATCTCGAAGACATTTGCGAAGCAGAAGTGTACGTCACCGGTGTGTTGCGTCTGTACGATGGTGAAAGGAAGTAGAGTAGCCAGGATGGAAGCCATCCAGATGAGGCTGCAGCTGAGCTTGGCGTGCTGCATAGTTCGCAACGAACTGCTGCACATGGAGCTGGTGAGAGCGACGTAGCGGTCGAAACTCATCCATGTCAGGAAGAAGATGCTGCTGTACATGTTCACCTGGAGGAAGAGAGACATGAAAGTACAGAGAACGGCATAGTCATAGTACTTCTCATTGAGATTGAAGACCTCAATGAGTGAGTCCGCCACCAGAATGAGGTCCGCCACAGCCAGGTTGACAAAGTACATATCAGGGATGGTCATCTTCTCCCGGTGGTTGAGGTTGACCACCAAAATGAGGATGTTCCCAATGAAGCCAATGGGGAAAAGCAGTATGGTGTACAGACAGGACAAAAACAGGCCAATGATATAACACTCATAAGTGTCTATACTCTCTTTAACATCGGTTAGGTTGAAGTCATATGAAGCATTCAGCTGCTCAGTGCCATTAACGTAAATCTGAATCACAGTGGTAGTCTGCTCTTCCATACTGAACAAGTCTCTGATTTAGATGCTGTAAACTGTGCTACATCCTTAATTTGTATCATTGGCCAGCTTGCTTTATAGAAAGTATCCTTCATTTAAGCTAAATTGTCCACATGGACTTTTAAAGTTTGCAAGATTCAATCCAGGAATATTCGTCTTTTGTGATACAACAAGAGGCGAAGACACAAATACCTCCTCCATTTTCAGGGCAGTCTCTCAGCTATGGAGGCTGCCTGGGCCTGTGTGATACAtagtaccaaaaacaaaaggtCTCTCTTTAGGGGCTGTGCTTCCTTTTTTTCTTATGCACACTTGGTTCTTCACATGTGTTAAATCCAGTGCCGTCTCGCCTCCTCCTGTCCATGAGCATGATTTTTCTCTCTGGCAcagtaaaagagaaaaaaagagtaaaagagagagagaaaaaggggaaaacaaTATCTCAAGAATAAAATATCAGACAAAGTCGTTTGTGACATTACTAGCTTCTCACTGCATACAAACCCAATTTGGTTTTCAAATCTTATCTATAGAACTGATTGTCCGCATTTTCATTTAGTCGGTGATGAAATCTGATCTGTTTGTTCAAACAGTGTAGTCAAAATCCAGTGTATCTACATCAATTTCTATAGTAATTATGTAAGTGTCAGCATGATGCAGAGCGACTTTCAGTgttgctctcagtgtggaaagagaggACGGAAGACTGGAATTTTTAGCTCTGCTCATGTCAATCTTGACATCTTGTATAGATGTGAATGGGTGTGGGTTTGCAAATAAAacttcttgttttttgtttttgttttgcaggcTACAAAAATTAAATAGATTTGAGTCGCATTTAGATTTGAGTTCTGAACAAAGGCACTGACCTCACTATTTAAGTGAGTCTGAATCTATATGTAAATATTATGATATAATAGTATCTGCTTTTGACTTGATGGCAGCCTTCATAACCGTTTTAATTGATTCTCCATAAGGATTGAGTGTCTATCAGCTTATTAAAATGCAAAGCAAGGCCTTAAACAGATGCATTGAAGCACCCAGAACTGTCAGACAACCTGTATGCTAACCTCACAATTATTAAACAGGAAAAAGCTGGGCACTATAGCTGATTCATAAGGATATAAAGGACCTAACTACTGTAGATTTTCCTCACAAGAGCATACGTTACTACACAGCATTTACTTTCAAAACTGACTATgcatacattaattaataatccGAGGTAGTGAACTGATGCCATTGGGATCATTTTTCAATAATGCAGAGTTAATAGGTCTCAAAAGAAAATTGAATCtcattgtaatatacattttttattattatggcacagtatgatatatagtatataatgAGATTAATCTAATATTCTAGGATAAATACTTATTACACAAAAGTTTCCATATATCTGAAATGGATATGTTGATATCTACAGTACATATCCAAATATAGATCTCTATAATCTCAATTAACTTGGTGAACCTTATATAGATGCCAAATTTGTGTTTGGCTTGAATAGTTAAATAGTGAGGACTAAAATTATGTGTGACAAAGAATCTTATCTGCAATCAGAACATATCCGCCTTTTCTATTCCTGCGTaggaacactttaaaatatttaaatgtataattataacGAGAAGGCAAACGGAAACTCAGTGGTTTTAATGAGGTCTATGTGACCGTCCAGACTCTAAATACTTTAACCTTAAAAAGAATGAGCTTGGATTAAATTCCAAGTGAAACTGGTCGGCATGAAGTAGAAAAGACTAAGAAGTACTGCCAGCTATCCAAAATTAGACCATTTATTTTTAGATATGCCGATCGCTTAAAAAGAGTAAAAGGGTATTTAGGCAATGTAAATGATTTTGGCCATCCTATACAAAAGCATATCAAATTAAATCATACCTGTGATTGAAGTTTGAAAAATCAGACTATTTGattgagaaaaaataaatcagaattcTGACAAATATATCTCTTTAAAGCTTCTGTCAAAATATAAGATATCTTGTCTCAGATAATGCTGCATATAAACAGCATTGGTTGTTCTCTATTTCTCAAAACTAAACTTAACTAATaccattaattaataataaatgaagGTTTGCTTTCATTTTAGACAGCTCATAACAAACAGAACTGGCTTAAAAGTCTGATTGTCATTTATTCTCAACCACAGACCACAGACGTGATCACTGCATAGCAAGAAACATTTGTAATTGTTAATCCTTTATCAAAGGAACCTGAACATTTACTCACATGTGCAAGATGACATGATAATTCATCAGTATATTCAGTGATGAGCAGTCACATCAACTCTAGACTAGCAAGTACCCCAGACAATTACAAACACATCCTGAATCTGGAGAAAGAAAATGGACTTTGCTCCTTCATCAAAGTGTTCTCCACATTTGTAAACCTATTAAGTGCATCTTACAAATGAACATTTGAAGGTTGAGGAGAAATCTTATTTTCAGATCAGattaatttacatgaaccattggcaatttgttttttgttctgtttgtttagattgtatttttaattagatttatgccttaaacaagaaaaaacaatggGGAATAAAAAAGGAACTTAATTCaagacatatacatatatatatactattttctcttttctttcagtGTTGGAGTTTTCCCTGCTGAATAGACAAGCTTACGCTAGCATGAATTTCCAGGTAAGCACAAATTTCCAGTTATGAAGTTCCAGGCTGGTTGTTGATGGTTTGCTGATGGTcttgctggtggaccagcatggcCATGCTGTAGCCAAGCAAAACTtaactggtgaagctggttgaccaagatAATTATGCTAGTTAGTAGGTAATGCTAGTTAAAAATCCTGCAACATTCAAAATACAACACTGCAAAACATGGTGACCAGCAATTGTTAGCTGAAGGACCATTTCTACTTGGTTTAActcttaaaatgagttttgttggtgtaatctaatgtattTAGGTTGATTCTGTGatgttaaaaaatatgaatatattttgacttgaatcaaatcaataaatgtaGATATGAACTATATCAGCAGGGTTTGTCTCAAACTGAATCTTTGTTGTAATTTAACTATGATGTGACTCAATATCCCTCTTTTCTCAGCCATATTATTAATTTTGCATCAATTCCATTAACCACAGTGAAAGTCATAAAGCCAAAAAGGAAGGACACTCACTTTATTGGCGAGGGCTTGTGATGCAGTAAGTGTTGAGTACAGCTGCAGATGTTGAGAGAGTTGCCACTGATTTGTAATCCCTTTACAAGGACAAGTTCCACTGATGGTGCCACCTACTTTAAAAAGACAATGACAGGACAACACAGAATCAGCTGCCTCCAGGAAAAAAGTCCAAAGAAGACTATCACTATGGCTTTCTTCATTTGTGGCCAGTGGTTGACTAGCCACCCCTCTACTGCCTCAACTAATATCTCCTCCTctcactctcctctctctcctgacTCCCCCCATCATGACTACATTCATGTGGACAGCATCAACAGCAGGAGACCCACCAATGACAGCTACTTAGCACAGGACatatgggtgctggctcgtttaATTTCTATCTTAACCATCATTACAGTCTTTTTTTAGTTCAAAGAATGACTCAGAATTAACAGGGGCAGTCTGTTATAAACGCTCCAGAACTGGGACGAGACGTCCCTTGACCATGATTTCATCAAGCGCTCAGTTGATAAATAATCTAGTATTGTTATTTCATTCGGTCAAGTTTAAACTATTAAACATGATGTAAAGTGCTTGTTTCTAAAATATGCTGTATTTTCCATTAGTCGCTATAAAAGAGGATATTTGCTGAGTGAGACTCAAATAAATGTCACTAATATCCAAGAAAACAACTTGCAGAGTGTTTCAATAATTGTCACACTTAAATAATGgagattccccttctgtcgcgctctccacgttgtgtcagagaagcgacactaggggtctctcttgagcgccgatattcatctctgaactatgaaaaaaggccaatgagagttggcaaccagtatttgcatgtcccgcctcggacatacgggtatttaagcgcgcaaatacggagttcagtcagaaaatttcttcgagccgatggtcgtgtctgcaactgctgcgtgtacacaccgagttcctgctatccctctgctgcatgctgttggattctacggcgcacaacagcggctttctcctgtttacacggctgtgcacttcctgcccctgagcgcttcgacagtgcataTAATAAAGATCTCTTACAAGttcttttttcttcataaaagagtgattttatttaaaaga comes from the Xyrauchen texanus isolate HMW12.3.18 chromosome 12, RBS_HiC_50CHRs, whole genome shotgun sequence genome and includes:
- the LOC127652529 gene encoding G-protein coupled estrogen receptor 1-like, with the protein product MEEQTTTVIQIYVNGTEQLNASYDFNLTDVKESIDTYECYIIGLFLSCLYTILLFPIGFIGNILILVVNLNHREKMTIPDMYFVNLAVADLILVADSLIEVFNLNEKYYDYAVLCTFMSLFLQVNMYSSIFFLTWMSFDRYVALTSSMCSSSLRTMQHAKLSCSLIWMASILATLLPFTIVQTQHTGDVHFCFANVFEIQWLEVTIGFLVPFSIIGLCYSLIVRILMRSQKHRCLWPRRQKALRMIVVVVLVFFICWLPENVFISIQLLQGTADPSKRTDTTLWHDYPLTGHIINLAAFSNSCLNPIIYSFLGETFRDKLRLFIKQKASWSVVYRFCHHTLDLHLPVRSESEV